The proteins below come from a single Mangifera indica cultivar Alphonso chromosome 16, CATAS_Mindica_2.1, whole genome shotgun sequence genomic window:
- the LOC123198829 gene encoding receptor-like cytosolic serine/threonine-protein kinase RBK1: MTVQETGGMVDENTEMETVHEMQDGEAGSPRGVLEVPVVGGDSDNSSSSCSSTEKLTPRLSPQLSTPVNRDGSYASQWKNMIGSIKKKSSRRFSTLPILTNYDLSGKNLWKKLARLQNGPHVEALSASKPSWSYFKYEELAAATDNFCPENLLGKGGHAEVYKGCLSNGRVVAVKKLMKKEKDEEDRVSDFLAELGIIAHIHHENAARLIGFSVENGLHLVLQYLPKGSLASVLFGSSAQCIEWKIRFKIALGVADGLKYLHHDCHRRIIHRDIKASNILLTDDLDAQISDFGLAKWLPDNWPHHVIFPIEGTFGYLAPEYFMHGIVDEKTDVFAFGVLLLELITGRRAVDSSRQSLVIWAKPLLDSDNVKELADPRLGGEYDPTEMKRVMLAASMCIHHMSKNRPHMDQVALILRGEDKPAGIMPKARSRSKVVFDGCDLQDYTCDSYHHEMDRHLQLVME; encoded by the exons ATGACTGTTCAAG AGACAGGAGGGATGGTAGATGAAAACACAGAAATGGAAACGGTACATGAAATGCAAGATGGAGAAGCGGGTTCACCAAGAGGGGTTTTAGAGGTTCCTGTTGTAGGCGGAGATTCGGATAATAGTAGCAGCAGTTGTAGCTCGACGGAGAAATTAACGCCTCGGCTATCACCTCAACTATCGACGCCGGTTAACCGTGACGGCAGTTACGCGTCGCAGTGGAAGAACATGATCGGGTCGATTAAAAAGAAGTCTTCCAGGAGGTTCTCCACCCTTCCTATTTTAACAAACTATGATCTTTCAGGCAAAAATCTATGGAAGAAATTGGCTCGCCTTCAAAATGGTCCTCATGTTGAAGCCCTATCGGCTTCTAAACCTTCTTGgagttattttaaatatgaagaaCTTGCTGCTGCAACTGATAATTTCTGTCCTG AAAACTTACTTGGGAAAGGGGGTCACGCGGAAGTGTACAAAGGGTGCTTATCCAATGGACGAGTTGTAGCAGTAAAGAAGCTaatgaaaaaggagaaagatgaAGAGGATAGAGTGAGTGATTTCTTGGCAGAGCTTGGGATTATTGCACATATACACCACGAAAATGCAGCTCGATTGATTGGTTTCAGCGTTGAGAATGGTCTACACCTTGTTCTTCAATATCTACCAAAGGGCAGCTTGGCTTCAGTGCTTTTTG GATCTTCTGCTCAGTGTATAGAATGGAAGATAAGGTTTAAGATAGCATTAGGGGTGGCAGATGGACTGAAGTATCTCCATCACGACTGTCATAGGCGTATCATTCACAGAGACATCAAAGCCTCGAATATTTTACTCACTGATGACCTTGATGCTCAG ATTTCTGATTTCGGACTGGCTAAATGGCTTCCAGATAATTGGCCTCACCATGTTATCTTTCCAATTGAAGGAACATTTGG TTATTTGGCTCCGGAGTATTTTATGCATGGAATTGTTGATGAAAAAACTGATGTATTCGCATTTGGGGTCTTATTACTGGAGTTGATAACAGGTCGCCGTGCAGTTGATTCATCCCGACAAAGCCTTGTGATATGG GCAAAACCACTTCTAGACTCAGATAATGTTAAAGAATTAGCTGATCCGCGGCTGGGAGGAGAATATGATCCTACAGAAATGAAACGAGTAATGTTGGCAGCTTCAATGTGCATTCACCATATGTCGAAAAATCGTCCACACATGGATCAG GTAGCATTGATATTGAGAGGTGAGGATAAACCAGCAGGGATAATGCCAAAGGCAAGGTCAAGAAGTAAAGTTGTTTTTGACGGTTGTGATTTACAGGATTACACTTGTGATAGTTATCACCACGAAATGGATCGTCATTTGCAGCTTGTAATGGAATAA
- the LOC123198792 gene encoding AP2-like ethylene-responsive transcription factor AIL6 — translation MAPVTDWLSFSLSPMEMLRSSSSDSQFLNYDGSSPAPHYFIDNFYPNGWATPKSQVLFSESNNGEVKEFVPTGMVDSTLLPTYNIHPQSHTHPVPKLEDFLGDSSSIVHSQTETQDSSLTHIYDHSSASAFFNDHQDLKVITGFQAFSANSGSEVDDSTSMGRTTTQLAGAQFMTHSIESAGSELGFSNCPSNGGLSLGVESNNKNNSTKTNIKNCSNEKAVVSIDSDSTRKVADTFGQRTSIYRGVTRHRWTGRYEAHLWDNSCRREGQARKGRQVYLGGYDMEDKAARAYDLAALKYWGPTATTNFPVSNYVKELEEMKNVTKQEFIASLRRKSSGFSRGASIYRGVTRHHQQGRWQARIGRVAGNKDLYLGTFATEEEAAEAYDIAAIKFRGANAVTNFEMSRYDIDAIVQSTLPIGSSSKRTKLSLETEHKPTRNQNLQLQCSSSINVAPLHPANPIPCGIPFDSLYQQNFCQNFQTAHFGTVSSHSSATPLATPIAFLSQPSEIYFWSNPQSY, via the exons atggcTCCGGTGACTGACTGGCTTTCGTTTTCACTTTCTCCAATGGAGATGTTGAGGTCATCATCATCTGACTCGCAGTTTTTAAACTATGACGGTTCTTCACCTGCGCCTCACTACTTCATCGATAACTTCTATCCTAATG GGTGGGCAACCCCCAAATCTCAAGTGTTATTTTCTGAGAGTAATAACGGTGAAGTTAAAGAATTTGTACCAACAGGCATGGTGGATTCAACTCTTTTACCAACCTATAATATCCACCCGCAATCCCACACTCACCCAGTACCAAAACTGGAGGACTTTCTTGGCGATTCTTCGTCAATAGTTCACAGCCAAACTGAAACCCAGGACTCGTCCTTGACTCACATCTACGATCATAGCTCGGCCTCTGCTTTTTTCAACGATCATCAAGATCTCAAAGTAATTACTGGGTTTCAAGCCTTTTCGGCTAACTCGGGATCAGAAGTTGATGACTCAACTTCTATGGGTAGAACCACGACTCAGCTTGCTGGTGCCCAGTTCATGACTCACTCTATTGAGTCCGCTGGGAGCGAGTTGGGCTTCAGTAATTGTCCTTCTAATGGCGGTTTATCCCTCGGGGttgaaagtaataataaaaataatagtactAAAACCAATATCAAGAACTGCTCCAATGAGAAAGCGGTTGTTTCGATTGATTCTGATTCAACCAGAAAGGTAGCTGATACTTTTGGTCAAAGGACTTCGATTTACAGAGGAGTCACTCG GCACAGGTGGACTGGCAGATACGAAGCGCATCTTTGGGATAACAGCTGTAGAAGAGAAGGTCAGGCGAGAAAAGGGCGTCAAG TGTACCTGG GTGGATATGACATGGAAGATAAGGCAGCCAGGGCATATGATTTGGCAGCTCTGAAATATTGGGGTCCTACAGCAACCACCAACTTTCCC GTATCAAATTACGTGAAAGAGTTGGAGGAGATGAAAAATGTGACCAAGCAGGAATTCATTGCCTCTTTAAGGAG GAAGAGCAGCGGTTTTTCTAGGGGAGCCTCCATATACAGGGGTGTTACAAG GCACCATCAGCAGGGTCGTTGGCAAGCAAGGATTGGCCGTGTTGCTGGCAACAAAGACTTGTACCTTGGGACATTTG CTACTGAAGAGGAGGCAGCAGAAGCATATGATATAGCAGCTATCAAGTTTCGTGGAGCAAATGCTGTGACCAATTTTGAGATGAGCCGATATGATATTGATGCTATTGTGCAGAGTACTCTTCCGATTGGTAGTTCTTCCAAGCGCACGAAGCTCTCACTTGAAACTGAGCACAAACCAACTCGGAACCAAAATCTGCAACTGCAGTGTAGCAGCAGCATAAACGTTGCTCCTCTTCATCCAGCTAATCCAATCCCTTGTGGAATCCCTTTTGATTCACTTTATCAGCAAAACTTCTGCCAAAACTTCCAAACTGCCCACTTCGGCACAGTGAGCTCTCATAGCTCAGCCACACCCCTGGCAACCCCAATAGCCTTCTTGTCCCAACCATCTGAGATCTATTTCTGGTCTAACCCCCAATCTTATTAA